From one Odontesthes bonariensis isolate fOdoBon6 chromosome 14, fOdoBon6.hap1, whole genome shotgun sequence genomic stretch:
- the slc6a9 gene encoding sodium- and chloride-dependent glycine transporter 1 isoform X3, with protein MNGAVPGEPAKKDENSRRGNWGNQIEFVLTSVGYAVGLGNVWRFPYLCYRNGGGAFMLPYLIMLVFCGIPLFFLELSFGQFASQGCLGVWKISPMFKGVGYGMMVVSTYIGIYYNVVISIAFYYFFTSMTSLLPWTYCNNPWNTPDCSGVVGSGSQLNGSLANATTSLVAGVTEVVNRTKRTSPSEEYWKHYVLNISDDIGNFGEVRLPLLGCLAISWFVVFLCLIRGVKSSGKVVYFTATFPYVVLTILFIRGITLDGAINGIKYYLTPQWQKVLDARVWGDAASQIFYSLGCAWGGLITMASYNKFHNNCFRDSIIISITNCATSVYAGFVIFSILGFMAHHLNVPVSEVADHGPGLAFVAYPEALTLLPISPIWSMLFFFMLILLGLGTQFCLLETLVTAIVDEIGTDWIIRNKTVVTLSVAIVGFLLGVPLTTQAGIYWLLLMDNYAASFSLVIISCIMCICIMYIYGHRNYFKDVEMMLGFPPPLFFKVCWRFVSPVIISFILIFTVIQYKPITYNNYVYPGWSLAIGFAMAMSSVICIPVYALYKIYRSPGATFRERLKFACQAHPKWGPALQEHRTGRYAPVASEDTVEARPLQEKEELKEEPKEEEKEKERKDEISLTIQGSNGSTNTHNSPNPSA; from the exons AATGGAGCAGTTCCAGGAGAGCCAGCAAAGAAGGATGAAAACTCCCGGAGGGGGAACTGGGGCAACCAGATTGAGTTTGTCCTCACCAGCGTGGGTTACGCAGTGGGTCTGGGCAACGTCTGGAGGTTCCCCTACCTCTGCTACCGAAATGGAGGAG GTGCCTTCATGCTTCCGTACTTAATCATGTTGGTATTCTGTGGCATTCCCCTCTTCTTCCTTGAGCTTTCCTTTGGCCAGTTTGCCAGCCAGGGCTGCCTGGGTGTTTGGAAGATCAGTCCTAtgttcaaag GTGTGGGCTACGGGATGATGGTGGTGTCCACCTACATTGGGATCTATTACAACGTGGTCATTTCAATTGCCTTCTACTACTTTTTTACCTCCATGACGAGCCTGCTGCCCTGGACGTACTGCAACAACCCCTGGAACACGCCCGACTGCAGCGGGGTGGTCGGCAGCGGCTCCCAGCTCAACGGCAGCCTGGCCAACGCCACCACCAGCCTGGTAGCAGGTGTAACAGAGGTCGTCAACCGCACCAAGAGGACCAGCCCCAGCGAGGAGTACTGGAA GCACTACGTGTTGAACATCTCTGATGATATCGGTAACTTTGGCGAGGTCCGTCTCCCCCTCCTGGGCTGCCTGGCTATATCCTGGTTCGTGGTCTTCCTCTGTCTCATCAGGGGCGTTAAATCCTCCGGAAAG GTGGTGTACTTCACAGCCACTTTCCCTTATGTGGTTTTGACCATCCTGTTCATCCGTGGCATCACTCTGGATGGAGCCATAAATGGTATCAAGTACTACCTGACTCCACAGTGGCAGAAGGTCCTCGATGCAAGG GTGTGGGGAGACGCTGCCTCACAGatcttctactccctgggttgTGCCTGGGGTGGTCTCATTACCATGGCTTCCTATAACAAATTCCACAACAACTGTTTCAG AGACAGCATCATTATCAGCATAACCAACTGTGCGACCAGCGTGTACGCTGGCTTTGTCATTTTCTCCATCCTGGGCTTCATGGCGCACCACCTGAACGTCCCCGTGTCAGAGGTGGCCGACCACGGCCCAGGACTGGCCTTCGTGGCTTACCCAGAAGCTCTCACTCTGCTGCCCATCTCACCAATCTGGTCCATGCTGTTCTTCTTCATGCTCATCCTTCTGGGACTGGGAACTCAG TTCTGTCTGCTGGAGACGCTGGTGACCGCCATCGTGGATGAGATCGGCACCGACTGGATCATCAGGAACAAGACCGTAGTCACACTGTCGGTGGCCATAGTTGGTTTCCTACTGGGAGTGCCTCTAACAACACAG GCAGGAATCTATTGGCTGTTGCTGATGGACAATTATGCTGCTAGCTTCTCTCTGGTCATCATCTCCTGCATCATGTGTATCTGCATCATGTACATCTACG gCCACAGGAACTACTTCAAAGACGTTGAGATGATGCTGGGATTCCCCCCTCCTCTCTTTTTCAAAGTCTGCTGGAGATTCGTCTCCCCCGTCATTATCTCT TTCATCCTGATCTTCACAGTGATCCAGTACAAACCCATCACTTACAATAACTACGTGTATCCAGGCTGGTCTTTGGCTATCGGTTTTGCCATGGCTATGTCCTCAGTGATCTGCATACCCGTTTATGCCCTCTACAAGATCTATAGGTCCCCAGGAGCAACCTTCAGAGAG CGTTTGAAGTTTGCCTGCCAAGCACATCCAAAGTGGGGCCCAGCCCTGCAGGAGCACAGGACGGGCCGCTACGCCCCCGTGGCCTCCGAAGACACTGTGGAAGCCCGTCCGTTACAGGAGAAGGAAGAGCTGAAGGAAGAGCCgaaggaggaggaaaaagagaaggagaggaaggaTGAGATCAGCCTCACCATCCAGGGAAGCAATGGCtccaccaacacacacaacagcCCCAACCCCAGCGCATAG
- the slc6a9 gene encoding sodium- and chloride-dependent glycine transporter 1 isoform X1 yields the protein MSESNTIAASTADQNGAVPGEPAKKDENSRRGNWGNQIEFVLTSVGYAVGLGNVWRFPYLCYRNGGGAFMLPYLIMLVFCGIPLFFLELSFGQFASQGCLGVWKISPMFKGVGYGMMVVSTYIGIYYNVVISIAFYYFFTSMTSLLPWTYCNNPWNTPDCSGVVGSGSQLNGSLANATTSLVAGVTEVVNRTKRTSPSEEYWKHYVLNISDDIGNFGEVRLPLLGCLAISWFVVFLCLIRGVKSSGKVVYFTATFPYVVLTILFIRGITLDGAINGIKYYLTPQWQKVLDARVWGDAASQIFYSLGCAWGGLITMASYNKFHNNCFRDSIIISITNCATSVYAGFVIFSILGFMAHHLNVPVSEVADHGPGLAFVAYPEALTLLPISPIWSMLFFFMLILLGLGTQFCLLETLVTAIVDEIGTDWIIRNKTVVTLSVAIVGFLLGVPLTTQAGIYWLLLMDNYAASFSLVIISCIMCICIMYIYGHRNYFKDVEMMLGFPPPLFFKVCWRFVSPVIISFILIFTVIQYKPITYNNYVYPGWSLAIGFAMAMSSVICIPVYALYKIYRSPGATFRERLKFACQAHPKWGPALQEHRTGRYAPVASEDTVEARPLQEKEELKEEPKEEEKEKERKDEISLTIQGSNGSTNTHNSPNPSA from the exons AATGGAGCAGTTCCAGGAGAGCCAGCAAAGAAGGATGAAAACTCCCGGAGGGGGAACTGGGGCAACCAGATTGAGTTTGTCCTCACCAGCGTGGGTTACGCAGTGGGTCTGGGCAACGTCTGGAGGTTCCCCTACCTCTGCTACCGAAATGGAGGAG GTGCCTTCATGCTTCCGTACTTAATCATGTTGGTATTCTGTGGCATTCCCCTCTTCTTCCTTGAGCTTTCCTTTGGCCAGTTTGCCAGCCAGGGCTGCCTGGGTGTTTGGAAGATCAGTCCTAtgttcaaag GTGTGGGCTACGGGATGATGGTGGTGTCCACCTACATTGGGATCTATTACAACGTGGTCATTTCAATTGCCTTCTACTACTTTTTTACCTCCATGACGAGCCTGCTGCCCTGGACGTACTGCAACAACCCCTGGAACACGCCCGACTGCAGCGGGGTGGTCGGCAGCGGCTCCCAGCTCAACGGCAGCCTGGCCAACGCCACCACCAGCCTGGTAGCAGGTGTAACAGAGGTCGTCAACCGCACCAAGAGGACCAGCCCCAGCGAGGAGTACTGGAA GCACTACGTGTTGAACATCTCTGATGATATCGGTAACTTTGGCGAGGTCCGTCTCCCCCTCCTGGGCTGCCTGGCTATATCCTGGTTCGTGGTCTTCCTCTGTCTCATCAGGGGCGTTAAATCCTCCGGAAAG GTGGTGTACTTCACAGCCACTTTCCCTTATGTGGTTTTGACCATCCTGTTCATCCGTGGCATCACTCTGGATGGAGCCATAAATGGTATCAAGTACTACCTGACTCCACAGTGGCAGAAGGTCCTCGATGCAAGG GTGTGGGGAGACGCTGCCTCACAGatcttctactccctgggttgTGCCTGGGGTGGTCTCATTACCATGGCTTCCTATAACAAATTCCACAACAACTGTTTCAG AGACAGCATCATTATCAGCATAACCAACTGTGCGACCAGCGTGTACGCTGGCTTTGTCATTTTCTCCATCCTGGGCTTCATGGCGCACCACCTGAACGTCCCCGTGTCAGAGGTGGCCGACCACGGCCCAGGACTGGCCTTCGTGGCTTACCCAGAAGCTCTCACTCTGCTGCCCATCTCACCAATCTGGTCCATGCTGTTCTTCTTCATGCTCATCCTTCTGGGACTGGGAACTCAG TTCTGTCTGCTGGAGACGCTGGTGACCGCCATCGTGGATGAGATCGGCACCGACTGGATCATCAGGAACAAGACCGTAGTCACACTGTCGGTGGCCATAGTTGGTTTCCTACTGGGAGTGCCTCTAACAACACAG GCAGGAATCTATTGGCTGTTGCTGATGGACAATTATGCTGCTAGCTTCTCTCTGGTCATCATCTCCTGCATCATGTGTATCTGCATCATGTACATCTACG gCCACAGGAACTACTTCAAAGACGTTGAGATGATGCTGGGATTCCCCCCTCCTCTCTTTTTCAAAGTCTGCTGGAGATTCGTCTCCCCCGTCATTATCTCT TTCATCCTGATCTTCACAGTGATCCAGTACAAACCCATCACTTACAATAACTACGTGTATCCAGGCTGGTCTTTGGCTATCGGTTTTGCCATGGCTATGTCCTCAGTGATCTGCATACCCGTTTATGCCCTCTACAAGATCTATAGGTCCCCAGGAGCAACCTTCAGAGAG CGTTTGAAGTTTGCCTGCCAAGCACATCCAAAGTGGGGCCCAGCCCTGCAGGAGCACAGGACGGGCCGCTACGCCCCCGTGGCCTCCGAAGACACTGTGGAAGCCCGTCCGTTACAGGAGAAGGAAGAGCTGAAGGAAGAGCCgaaggaggaggaaaaagagaaggagaggaaggaTGAGATCAGCCTCACCATCCAGGGAAGCAATGGCtccaccaacacacacaacagcCCCAACCCCAGCGCATAG
- the slc6a9 gene encoding sodium- and chloride-dependent glycine transporter 1 isoform X2 has product MEEKQFAGILNGAVPGEPAKKDENSRRGNWGNQIEFVLTSVGYAVGLGNVWRFPYLCYRNGGGAFMLPYLIMLVFCGIPLFFLELSFGQFASQGCLGVWKISPMFKGVGYGMMVVSTYIGIYYNVVISIAFYYFFTSMTSLLPWTYCNNPWNTPDCSGVVGSGSQLNGSLANATTSLVAGVTEVVNRTKRTSPSEEYWKHYVLNISDDIGNFGEVRLPLLGCLAISWFVVFLCLIRGVKSSGKVVYFTATFPYVVLTILFIRGITLDGAINGIKYYLTPQWQKVLDARVWGDAASQIFYSLGCAWGGLITMASYNKFHNNCFRDSIIISITNCATSVYAGFVIFSILGFMAHHLNVPVSEVADHGPGLAFVAYPEALTLLPISPIWSMLFFFMLILLGLGTQFCLLETLVTAIVDEIGTDWIIRNKTVVTLSVAIVGFLLGVPLTTQAGIYWLLLMDNYAASFSLVIISCIMCICIMYIYGHRNYFKDVEMMLGFPPPLFFKVCWRFVSPVIISFILIFTVIQYKPITYNNYVYPGWSLAIGFAMAMSSVICIPVYALYKIYRSPGATFRERLKFACQAHPKWGPALQEHRTGRYAPVASEDTVEARPLQEKEELKEEPKEEEKEKERKDEISLTIQGSNGSTNTHNSPNPSA; this is encoded by the exons AATGGAGCAGTTCCAGGAGAGCCAGCAAAGAAGGATGAAAACTCCCGGAGGGGGAACTGGGGCAACCAGATTGAGTTTGTCCTCACCAGCGTGGGTTACGCAGTGGGTCTGGGCAACGTCTGGAGGTTCCCCTACCTCTGCTACCGAAATGGAGGAG GTGCCTTCATGCTTCCGTACTTAATCATGTTGGTATTCTGTGGCATTCCCCTCTTCTTCCTTGAGCTTTCCTTTGGCCAGTTTGCCAGCCAGGGCTGCCTGGGTGTTTGGAAGATCAGTCCTAtgttcaaag GTGTGGGCTACGGGATGATGGTGGTGTCCACCTACATTGGGATCTATTACAACGTGGTCATTTCAATTGCCTTCTACTACTTTTTTACCTCCATGACGAGCCTGCTGCCCTGGACGTACTGCAACAACCCCTGGAACACGCCCGACTGCAGCGGGGTGGTCGGCAGCGGCTCCCAGCTCAACGGCAGCCTGGCCAACGCCACCACCAGCCTGGTAGCAGGTGTAACAGAGGTCGTCAACCGCACCAAGAGGACCAGCCCCAGCGAGGAGTACTGGAA GCACTACGTGTTGAACATCTCTGATGATATCGGTAACTTTGGCGAGGTCCGTCTCCCCCTCCTGGGCTGCCTGGCTATATCCTGGTTCGTGGTCTTCCTCTGTCTCATCAGGGGCGTTAAATCCTCCGGAAAG GTGGTGTACTTCACAGCCACTTTCCCTTATGTGGTTTTGACCATCCTGTTCATCCGTGGCATCACTCTGGATGGAGCCATAAATGGTATCAAGTACTACCTGACTCCACAGTGGCAGAAGGTCCTCGATGCAAGG GTGTGGGGAGACGCTGCCTCACAGatcttctactccctgggttgTGCCTGGGGTGGTCTCATTACCATGGCTTCCTATAACAAATTCCACAACAACTGTTTCAG AGACAGCATCATTATCAGCATAACCAACTGTGCGACCAGCGTGTACGCTGGCTTTGTCATTTTCTCCATCCTGGGCTTCATGGCGCACCACCTGAACGTCCCCGTGTCAGAGGTGGCCGACCACGGCCCAGGACTGGCCTTCGTGGCTTACCCAGAAGCTCTCACTCTGCTGCCCATCTCACCAATCTGGTCCATGCTGTTCTTCTTCATGCTCATCCTTCTGGGACTGGGAACTCAG TTCTGTCTGCTGGAGACGCTGGTGACCGCCATCGTGGATGAGATCGGCACCGACTGGATCATCAGGAACAAGACCGTAGTCACACTGTCGGTGGCCATAGTTGGTTTCCTACTGGGAGTGCCTCTAACAACACAG GCAGGAATCTATTGGCTGTTGCTGATGGACAATTATGCTGCTAGCTTCTCTCTGGTCATCATCTCCTGCATCATGTGTATCTGCATCATGTACATCTACG gCCACAGGAACTACTTCAAAGACGTTGAGATGATGCTGGGATTCCCCCCTCCTCTCTTTTTCAAAGTCTGCTGGAGATTCGTCTCCCCCGTCATTATCTCT TTCATCCTGATCTTCACAGTGATCCAGTACAAACCCATCACTTACAATAACTACGTGTATCCAGGCTGGTCTTTGGCTATCGGTTTTGCCATGGCTATGTCCTCAGTGATCTGCATACCCGTTTATGCCCTCTACAAGATCTATAGGTCCCCAGGAGCAACCTTCAGAGAG CGTTTGAAGTTTGCCTGCCAAGCACATCCAAAGTGGGGCCCAGCCCTGCAGGAGCACAGGACGGGCCGCTACGCCCCCGTGGCCTCCGAAGACACTGTGGAAGCCCGTCCGTTACAGGAGAAGGAAGAGCTGAAGGAAGAGCCgaaggaggaggaaaaagagaaggagaggaaggaTGAGATCAGCCTCACCATCCAGGGAAGCAATGGCtccaccaacacacacaacagcCCCAACCCCAGCGCATAG